CTGCATGTAGATACTGTTTTGAAGACCCATGAGTGCTTGCGCCCCGTATGCCCCGACTACCCCGCACGGGATACTGAGGAGTACGGCGAATGGGATGCTCCAGGATTCATACAGTGCCGCAAGGCAGAGGAATGCGAATACGATGGCAAGTGCGAATACTTTCATCGTGGAGTCGCCTGTTTTCTTTTCTTCACGGCTCTGGCCGGACCATTCGATCTGACAGCCGCTCGGGAGATGCTGTGCGGCGATCTCTTCCATGACAGCGATAGCCTGACCGGAGCTGTAGCCCGGTGCGGCGTTACCGTTGATCTGGATGGAGCGCGTTGCATTGAATCGGCTGATGTTGGTCGGTGCCGTGGTGAGTTTCGGCGTAAGAAGCGTATCGAGCGGGATCATTTCGCCGTCTTTATTTTTGACGAACATGAAGCGCGTGTTGTCGACTTCACCACGGAACTCTTGGTCTGCCTGGATCATGACTTTGTACGTTCTGCCGAAGCGGTTGAAGTCGTTGATCTCATAGCCGCCGAAGTTGGTCTGGAGCGCCATGAATACGTCGCTCGTTGCCACGCCGAGGTTTTTGATCTTTTCGCGATCGATGTCGAACTCGTAGTTCGGTGCGGTCATTTTGAACGTGGTATATACACCGATGAGTTCGGGACGCTTGTTGGCTTCCATGACGATCTTATCTGCGATCTCTTTGAGCTGAAGGTCGTTGCGGCCTTCCATATCCATGATCTGCATGGTGAAACCGCCGATGTTGCCAAGACCCGGGATAGACGGCGGGTTGAATGCGAGGATCGTTGCTTCGGGATATTTCGCACCAAGACCGAAGGTCTGTTTGATGATATTGGAGATCTGGAGTTCTGCCGTTTTGCGCTCGCTCCACGGATCCATACCGACGAACATCGTACCGGACGACGGTTTCGCACCGCCGGCTACCATGTCGTAACCGATGATCGCCATGGCGTTTCTTACGCCCGGGATCGCACGGACATCTTCCGATACTTCCTGCATGAGCTCACGGGTACGGTTAAGGCTGGTACCTTCCGGGAGCTGTACGACGCCGATCATGAAGCCCTGGTCTTCTTCCGGCACGAAGGTGCTCGGTACGATCTGCGAGAGGCCGTAGATACTTGCGCAGACGATCATGAGGCCGACGAGAACAAGACGGGAGTGTGCGATGCAGCGGCGTACGCCTTTGACGTAGCTGCGCGTTACGCGTTCAAACCAGATATTGAACTTGCGGAAGAAGATGTCGAGGACACCTTTTTTCTTGAGCTGGTCGTGCGGTTTGAGCATGGTCGCACAGAGCGCAGGTGTAAGGGTAAGTGCGATGAATGCGCTAAGACCCATCGATACGGCAATGGTAAGGGCGAACTGTTTATAGAGGACACCCATCATACCGCCGAGGAATGCACACGGAATGAATACGGATGCGAGTACGCAGGCGATCGCGACAACAGGGCCGGATACTTCGTCCATGGCGACGCGCGTTGCTTCTTTCGCATCGAGCTTATCATGCGACATATGGTACTCTACGTTCTCGATTACGACGATCGCGTCGTCTACGACAAGACCGATGGCAAGTACCATAGCGAAAAGCGTCAGTGTATTGATCGAGAATCCGAGCAGGATAAATGCGGCGAATGTCCCGATGATCGATACCGGGATCGCCAGTACCGGAATGAGCGTTGCACGAACGCTCTGTAAGAAGAGGAAGATAACGAGTACGACGAGTGCGAGTGCTTCAAGGAAGGTCTTGACGACTTCGCGGAGCGATTCGCTTACGTACGTCGAGCTGTCATATACTTCTTTGTAGTTGACGCCCGGCGGGAAGTTTTTCTTCGCATCTTCGAGGACGGCTCTTACCTTCGTACATACCTCAAGTGCATTGGCATCGTCTGTCAGCTGGATACCTAAGCCGATACCCGTATTGCCGTTGAATTCCGATTCGATGTTACTCGTCTGTTCGGAGAATTCGATACGGGCAATGTCGCCAAGACGGAGGAAGTTTCCGTTCGGGAGTGCTTTGATAATAATATCGGAGAATTCTTCAGGCGTGGTCAGACGACCCTGTACACGGCCTGTGTACTGGAATTCCTGCAATTCGGGCGAAGGCTGCTGGCCGACACGCCCTGCCGGTGCCTGAATGTTCTGTTCCTGTACCGCGGCAACGATGTCAGTCACTGTGATACCGAGTTCTGCCAGACGGTCAGGGTTGAGCCATACCTTCATGGAGGCATTCGGACCGAAGATCATTACGTCACCGACACCGTTGACACGTTTGATCGCATCGAGCATATAAATGTCGGCATAGTTTTTAAGGAATCGACGGTCATAGTTTTCGTTTTCCGAATAAAGAGAGAATACATATGCCATGTCGGCAGATGCTTTTTTCGTTGTAACACCGGACGCTTTTACCTCTTCCGGAAGCGAACGGTTTGCAGTTGCTACGGCATTCTGTACTTTTACCGCCGCGATGTCGGAGTCAACACCGAGCTCGAACGCAACGCTTAAGCTGTAGCGACCCGTGTCGTCCGAGTTGGAGGACATGTAGTCCATGCCCTGTACACCGTTTACCTGCTGTTCGATCGTCTGTGCGACCGTTTCATTGACGACGCCCGCATTCGCGCCGATGTACGTCGTGACGACATTGACTGTCGGCGGCTGGATCTGCGGATATTTTGCGATCGGAAGCTGGAGT
The Selenomonadales bacterium DNA segment above includes these coding regions:
- a CDS encoding multidrug efflux RND transporter permease subunit, translated to MARFFIDRPIFAIVISILILLAGTLAALQLPIAKYPQIQPPTVNVVTTYIGANAGVVNETVAQTIEQQVNGVQGMDYMSSNSDDTGRYSLSVAFELGVDSDIAAVKVQNAVATANRSLPEEVKASGVTTKKASADMAYVFSLYSENENYDRRFLKNYADIYMLDAIKRVNGVGDVMIFGPNASMKVWLNPDRLAELGITVTDIVAAVQEQNIQAPAGRVGQQPSPELQEFQYTGRVQGRLTTPEEFSDIIIKALPNGNFLRLGDIARIEFSEQTSNIESEFNGNTGIGLGIQLTDDANALEVCTKVRAVLEDAKKNFPPGVNYKEVYDSSTYVSESLREVVKTFLEALALVVLVIFLFLQSVRATLIPVLAIPVSIIGTFAAFILLGFSINTLTLFAMVLAIGLVVDDAIVVIENVEYHMSHDKLDAKEATRVAMDEVSGPVVAIACVLASVFIPCAFLGGMMGVLYKQFALTIAVSMGLSAFIALTLTPALCATMLKPHDQLKKKGVLDIFFRKFNIWFERVTRSYVKGVRRCIAHSRLVLVGLMIVCASIYGLSQIVPSTFVPEEDQGFMIGVVQLPEGTSLNRTRELMQEVSEDVRAIPGVRNAMAIIGYDMVAGGAKPSSGTMFVGMDPWSERKTAELQISNIIKQTFGLGAKYPEATILAFNPPSIPGLGNIGGFTMQIMDMEGRNDLQLKEIADKIVMEANKRPELIGVYTTFKMTAPNYEFDIDREKIKNLGVATSDVFMALQTNFGGYEINDFNRFGRTYKVMIQADQEFRGEVDNTRFMFVKNKDGEMIPLDTLLTPKLTTAPTNISRFNATRSIQINGNAAPGYSSGQAIAVMEEIAAQHLPSGCQIEWSGQSREEKKTGDSTMKVFALAIVFAFLCLAALYESWSIPFAVLLSIPCGVVGAYGAQALMGLQNSIYMQIGLIMIIGLAAKNAILIVEFAKVRFDKGMDAIEAAVEGSKLRFRPILMTSFAFIIGCLPLAIATGAGAAARNEMGTAVVGGMLSATIIGIFFIPVLFLFIERIRLRAKAIVDNFKKKQGL